The genomic interval AGGGCAGGCCCACGCCCATCAGCGGGTCGGTGTCGAACAGGCCGAGTTCACGGCCGAGGCGTCGGTGGTCGTGCACGGCGCCCTCCTCGGGGTCGGGAGGCGAGCACCACGCGCGGCGAAGCCCCGGGGCACTCGCCCCGGGGCTTCGTCAGCGGTCAGCTGTCAGCGCGCCGGGACGTCCTCCGGCGTCGTCGTGCGGGACACGCGGGCGCGCTGCATGCGGCGGACGCTAGCAGCGGGCGGCCGGCGGGCGCACCCGGTTTTCGCGGCCCCGGCGGGACCGTGCCCGGTGCTCACCCGGACGGCTCGCCTCGCTGGTGGGGGGCCTGTCCCGGTGGTGCCGTAGGAGCACGTCCGCCGCTCCCGCCGTGTCCGCCCGTGGACGGCCCGGCCCCCAGGAGGCATCCGATGACCCGTGCCCCGGCCCGCGCCCGCACCCTCCTCGCCTCCGCCCTGTCGGTCACCGCCCTGCTGATCACGGCGGCCTGCGTGGCCTACGACCGGGACGTCCCGCGCGCGCTGCCCCAGGGGGTGTCCGAGCCGCCCGCCGAGACGCCGCCCTCCCCGCCCCCGTCCCCCTCGGCGTCCTCCTCCGCCGTGACCGACACCGAACGGTCCACGCCCGTGCTGAACGACGAGCAGCTCGAGGCGGCGCTGATCACCGCGGCGGACCTCGGCCCGCCCTGGGCGGCCGGTCAGGGGGCGGCGCTGTGGCGCGACGGCACGCTGAAGGCGACCACGGACGACGGCGACTGCCGGCGGCTGCTGGAGGTCCTGTACACGGAGGAGCCGTTCGGCGCCCCGGCGGGGCCGCGCGCCTCGGTGACCCTGGACGACACCGCCGAGGGCGCCCAGCTGCGCGAGCAGGTCGGCGCGCACCGCCCGGACGACGTGGAGCGCGCGCTGGTCTGGCTGGGCACGCTGCCCGAGAAGTGCGGGAGTTTCCGGGCGGAGACCGCACGGTCCGGCACCCAGGACGTCGAGGTGACGGAGCTGCGCCTGCCGGACACCGCCGGGGACGCCCGCGCCGCGCTGCGGGTGACGCTGACCGGCGGGGCGCCGGACGCCGTCCCGGCCCGGCTCACGGTCGACCTCGCGGCGATCCGCGTCGGCGAGGACGCGGTCGTCCTCACCAACGGCGGATTCGGTGAGGTGCGGGCCGAGGTCACCCGGGCGATGGCCCAGCTCGGCGCGGACCGGCTCGCGGAGGTCGCCCGGCAGGAGCGGCTGCGGGTCTGAGGAGACCGGCCCGGGGAACCTTCGGGACTCAGCTCATGCCGTCGACGGCCTGCTTGGCCTCCACCAGGCTCGCGCCGGTGGACTCGCGGTACAGCTTGATCGCCTGCACCTGCTTGCCGTCGCGCATCAGGGCGAGGATCTCGTCCTTCCTCGGCACCTCCTCCTCCAGTCCCAAGTGGCCCAGGACGAGGTCGAGTTTGCGTTCCACGCGGGCGACACGGCGCTCGGAGCGGGAGAGATGGGTCTGGATCGAGGCCACGCCGAGGGTCACGACGCAGGTGAGGAAGAGGATGGCTATGTCCATGACCCGTCAGCCTAGGCCGTGGACGGGAGCCGATCGCCAGGGACGGGCGGTCAGGGCGTGTCGAAACGCCGTCGGCGGGCGACGACGTCGACGGCCGCCTCCAGCACGGTGAGGCCCTGTGCGAAGGCGTCGCCGCGCAGCCGGGCCAGGGCCTCGTCGGCGCCCACGCCGAGCTGGGCCATGATCATGCCGACCGCCTGGTGCACCCGGTCGTGGTCGGCGGCCAGCCCGCTGAGCCAGCCCCCGTCGCCGTCCCGTGCGTCGTACGGCAGGTCCGTCAGCGCGACCGTCATCACGCAGGCCACCAGCAGCGCCACGCGCAGCTCACGCGCGGTGAGGCCGCCGGGGGAGCCGCGGTAGAGGTCGAGGGTGCCGACGCAGACGGCGGAGGAACCGAGGGGCAGCGCGTACACGGCGCGCACGCCGGAGCCGAGCGCCTGCTGCACGAACACCGGCCAGCGGTCGGCGCAGTCCCCGTCCGCCAGGTCGCGGGCGAGGACCGGGGCGCCGGTCCGCAGCACGTGGTGGCAGGGGCCGTCGCCGAGGGTGGCCTGCACCTGGGCGAGCCGCGCGGCGCCGGCGCCGGACGCGGCGAGCTGAAGGGGCATGCTGTCGCCGCGCAGCGACACGGACGCGCCGTCCACCGGCAGCAGGTCCACGGCCACCGCGCACAGCCGCCCCGGCGCCTCCGCGGGACCGGCCCCGCGCAGCCCCGCGGCGATGGCGCCGGCCACCCGCTCGTGCCCCCCGCCACCCGCACCCCGGTCCTGCCCGTCCCCTGGGACGTTCCCGGGCCGCACGCCAACCACATCCCCTCACCAGCCGAAACGCGGTCTGACTACCCGGGGCGGGGCGAGCGAAACCGGGCGGCACCCGGCGGGCCGGGGTCACTCCCGGGGGGTATGGGGCGTGCGGATACGAGCGGGGTGCCCGGGGCGTCGCCCAGGGCGTCGCGGGGGGGGTGCGGGTGTCGGGCGCGGGCATCGGCGCGAGGGCGAGGGTGAGGCCGGGACCCGGCTCACCCCCCTTGTCTCACACCGGTGGCTGTGCCGGGGCCGGTCCCAGGGTGGTCGTGCCGGGGGCCGTGCGGTGGCCGAGGCCGGTGCGGTAGGCGTCCAGCGCCGCCTCCACGCGGCCCGTGCGGCGCAGGAGGTCGCCGAGGAGGCGGCACAGGTCGGCCAGGTCGCCCGCCGCGCCCGCGCGTTCCAGCAGGCTGAGCGCGCGGACGTAGTGCTCCTCGGCCCGCTCCGTGTCCCGGGCGTCCTCGGCGATGATGCCGAGCAGCCGGTGCGCGGCCGCCGCGTGGACCGCGCCCCGCTCGGGGGAGAGCCCGCCCAGCACGTCCTTCAGCAGCTCAGCGGCTTCCTCGGACCGGCCCCGCCGGTGCAGTACGTCCGCCAGTTCGACGGTGAGCTGACTGCTGTACAGGGTCGCGCGGGTCGCGGACAGCATGTGCAGCGCCTCCCGCATCTCCGCCTCGGCCTCGGCCAGTTCGCCGTTCTGCGCGTGCACGTAGCCCCGCATCCAGTGGCAGTTGGCCAGCTCGGTACGCAGCTGCAGCCCCCGGTACAGCTCGGCCGCCTTGGCCAGTGAGGCGTCCGCCTCCGCCAGGCGGCCCTCGGCGAGCAGGGTGCGGGCCACCGACCGGTGCATGCGCGCCACCAGCGCCGGGTCGCCGGACTGCGGGGCGAGCGCCAGAGCGAACTCCGCGGCCTGCGCGGCCCGCGCGTGCGCCCCCATGTCCATGTACGGCCCGATGACGCTGGCGTACAGCAGGAGCAGCGCGTCCGGGTCGTGCAGGCCGCCCCGGTTCAGCTCGTCGATGGTGGTCTCCAGCAGGTACACCGCGTACCGCAGCTCCCCCGCGAGGTAGTGCGCGACGGCCCGGCCGCGCAGCGCCGGCACCCGCGCGGGCAGCGGCGCGTCCGCGAGCCGCGTCTCCGCTTCCTCGAAGTACCGTTGTCCGTCCACGAGTTCACCGGTGTCCAGCGCGCACTCCCCGAGTCCGAGCAGCGCGGCGGCCTGCTCCTCGGGCAGCTCCTGCGCCTCCGCCTCGGCCAGCAGCGCCGTGTACTGCTCCACCGCCGCCTCCGCCTCGCCGACGGCGAGCGCGCGCTGCGCCTCGGTCAGCCGCATCCGCAGTTCGGTCACCCGCCGCGCGGAGCGCCCGGTCGCCAGTTCGTCGAACTCGACTCCGAGCCGCTCGGCGAGGTGCCGCAGCGCGTCGTCGGAGGGACGCACCCGGCCGGCCTCCAGGGTGGAGACGTAGGCGGGGGTGTACACCGGTTCCGCCAGCTGCCTCTGGGTCAGCCCGCGCGCCACGCGCAGCCGCTGCACCCGGCGTCCGATCGTGCCCGGCTCGTCCCGCTCCCCCATGCCAACTCCCCCAGTGCCACTTGCCGTTCGCGTCGGACAGCCCCTAGGTTAAACCGTGAATTAAACCCGCTTAACCCGTCGCTGTTGCGAGGTCGCCGTGCTGGAACGCACCCGCCCCACCGAGCGTTACGCCCGAGGACTCATCGCGGCTCTCGCCGCGGTCGCGGCGCTTCTCCTCGCGGCGAACGCGGGACCGGCCGGGACCGTCGGCCCGGACGCCGACCGCGGGACCACCGCGCCGGTGGAGGTGGAGGCGGCGGAGCGGTAGGGCGGCGGGCCCTCGGCCGGGACGGCCCTCAGCCGGGCAGGGCGCCGCGCAGCCCCTCGTCCAGCAGCCGGGCCAGTTCCTCGTCGCCGAGCGGGGCTCCGTCCACGAGCGGGCCGAGCCGCGTGATGAAGGTCTGGGTGAGCGCGCCGTAGAGCGGGGTCCTCGGGCGGTGCACGGCCTCTTCCAGCGCCCGCAAGGTCGTGTCCGCGTGGGCGGGGCGGCCCCCGCCGTCCCGCGGCACCTGATCGGCGCCCTCCCCCGTCGGGGACGGCGAGGGCGCGGCGGACACGCCCTCGGGGCAGCGCACCACGTCCCGGTAGGCCGAGTCGCGGGTCGCCGCGAACCCGGCCTCCAGCAGGCAGCGCGCGCTCTCCCGTCCCGTGAGGTACCGGATCAGCTCGGTCGCCTTCCGGGCCCGCTGCGACGCCTTGGTCACCGCCAGGTTCTGCCCGCCG from Streptomyces sp. DH-12 carries:
- a CDS encoding helix-turn-helix transcriptional regulator, which gives rise to MGERDEPGTIGRRVQRLRVARGLTQRQLAEPVYTPAYVSTLEAGRVRPSDDALRHLAERLGVEFDELATGRSARRVTELRMRLTEAQRALAVGEAEAAVEQYTALLAEAEAQELPEEQAAALLGLGECALDTGELVDGQRYFEEAETRLADAPLPARVPALRGRAVAHYLAGELRYAVYLLETTIDELNRGGLHDPDALLLLYASVIGPYMDMGAHARAAQAAEFALALAPQSGDPALVARMHRSVARTLLAEGRLAEADASLAKAAELYRGLQLRTELANCHWMRGYVHAQNGELAEAEAEMREALHMLSATRATLYSSQLTVELADVLHRRGRSEEAAELLKDVLGGLSPERGAVHAAAAHRLLGIIAEDARDTERAEEHYVRALSLLERAGAAGDLADLCRLLGDLLRRTGRVEAALDAYRTGLGHRTAPGTTTLGPAPAQPPV
- a CDS encoding GAF and ANTAR domain-containing protein gives rise to the protein MAGAIAAGLRGAGPAEAPGRLCAVAVDLLPVDGASVSLRGDSMPLQLAASGAGAARLAQVQATLGDGPCHHVLRTGAPVLARDLADGDCADRWPVFVQQALGSGVRAVYALPLGSSAVCVGTLDLYRGSPGGLTARELRVALLVACVMTVALTDLPYDARDGDGGWLSGLAADHDRVHQAVGMIMAQLGVGADEALARLRGDAFAQGLTVLEAAVDVVARRRRFDTP